ACACGCCGGCACCCTCCGTCACCACGTGAAACGACTCATACGCTGCACTCGACGGAGCGCGCGCAGGAGGATGAACGTGCCGGCGGGTGCGTACTGATTCACGCCACGGACGGTGGGTCCGTCGTCGCGGCGGCATTGCGGTATTCGGCGTTGAGGCGTTGGGCTTCTTCGAGCTGGTCTTCGAGGATGACGATGCGGCAGGCCGACTCGATCGGGGTGCCCTGGTCGACGAGTTCCCGGGCACGGGCCGCGATCCGCAGCTGATACCGGGAATAGCGGCGGTGCCCACCCGCGGAGCGCAGCGGGGTGATGAGGCGGGCGTCGCCGATGGCACGGAGGAAGCCCTGGGTGGTGCCGAGCATCTCGGCCGCCCGGCCCATCGTGTAGGCGGGGTAATCGTCGTCGTCCAGGTGACCGCCCAGCGGGCCGGTCGTGTTCTCTGCCGTCATCGCACCTCTCTGTGAAACACGTGGAGGGGCCCCGGTGCTTATGGCACCGGGGCCCCGAAGGAACTGCTACACCATCCACCGGCCCTACTACTGCACCGGCCTACTTGTTTCCGCCGACCCGACCTGAATGCCGTCGGGTGTACGGGGATCGCGGTTGCTTGACCGGAGACCACCTCACAAACGATGTCCTGCGGTACCCGGGCCCTGTCACTGCGCCCGGGCGATCCTGATGGCGCCCATTCCTCCGTTCATCCCTCGGGATCAACTACATACCAAATGGGAACTACACACTGCTGGAACTACCGGTACTGCTCCACTCGATACAGCTGATACTGCGCACTGCGTGTACTGCTCGCGGCCTGACCAAGCGCCACGTCTTCGGCAGCCAGCCCCGTCGCCCATCCTGCAACTGCTCTGGCTTAGAACCCCACTGCCGAACCTCCCGGCACGAGCGTCCACCATCGACGCCCACACCGAGGTACCGCGTACTGCGTGTACTGCTCGTGGCCTGACCGAGCGCCACGTCTTCGGCAGCCAGCCCCGTCGCCCGTCCTGCATCTGCTCTGGCTTAGAACCCCACTGCCGAACCTCCCGGCACGAGCGTCCACCATCGACGCCCTCACCGAGGTACCGCGTACTGCATTTACTGCTGATACTGCGTGTACTGCTTGCGGCGGCCCCTGATCACCGCGGGCCACCCGGTCCGGTCGCCAGTCCCGTCGCCGACCTGCACAAACCTTGGCTTCGACACTCCACCACCGCACCGTCATGCGCACTGCACCTACGGGTACTGCTTGTACTGCTGCCCGCCAGTTCGTCTCTGGCAGGCCCTGCGGTCCTTCTGGGTTACGAGAG
Above is a window of Streptomyces sp. NBC_01426 DNA encoding:
- a CDS encoding MerR family transcriptional regulator, giving the protein MTAENTTGPLGGHLDDDDYPAYTMGRAAEMLGTTQGFLRAIGDARLITPLRSAGGHRRYSRYQLRIAARARELVDQGTPIESACRIVILEDQLEEAQRLNAEYRNAAATTDPPSVA